One window from the genome of Glycine soja cultivar W05 chromosome 12, ASM419377v2, whole genome shotgun sequence encodes:
- the LOC114378865 gene encoding uncharacterized protein LOC114378865, translating to MVAFMADIEGVQIQPSSRDFLSWGADPAGYYSTKSAYNLLKAEGNSISEDSNYKIIWRLKIPPIASAFSWRIFKNRLPTRDNLRRRHVELPSYNCPLCDQDEETTGHIMYSCRKTRHLWWESLRWANRMVPFPIEPKCHFVKFSQWSGKSNVDNRWKAFCIALSMTIWKHRNALVFNNQNFSTEKVMDEALFHTWSWINCMEKDFHTHFNQWSTCLKEEMS from the coding sequence ATGGTAGCATTCATGGCTGACATTGAGGGTGTTCAGATCCAACCTTCAAGTCGGGATTTTCTCAGCTGGGGGGCTGATCCTGCTGGTTATTACTCCACAAAGTCAGCCTACAATCTCCTCAAGGCTGAGGGCAATTCTATTTCTGAAGACAGCAACTACAAGATCATTTGGAGACTGAAAATTCCCCCAATAGCAAGTGCtttctcttggagaatcttcAAGAACAGACTACCTACTAGGGATAATCTAAGGAGGAGACATGTGGAGCTGCCCTCTTACAACTGTCCTCTTTGTGATCAGGATGAGGAAACTACTGGCCATATTATGTATTCTTGTAGGAAAACTAGACATCTTTGGTGGGAGAGTTTGAGATGGGCCAATAGGATGGTTCCTTTCCCTATTGAACCCAAATGCCATTTTGTGAAATTCTCTCAATGGAGTGGAAAAAGCAATGTAGACAACCGATGGAAAGCTTTCTGTATAGCTTTATCCATGACTATTTGGAAGCATAGAAATGCCTTGGTGTTTAACAACCAGAATTTCAGCACCGAAAAAGTCATGGACGAAGCTTTGTTTCACACTTGGTCTTGGATCAACTGCATGGAGAAAGATTTCCATAcacattttaatcaatggtctACTTGCTTAAAGGAGGAAATGTCCTAG